One window of Nymphaea colorata isolate Beijing-Zhang1983 chromosome 1, ASM883128v2, whole genome shotgun sequence genomic DNA carries:
- the LOC116245282 gene encoding plant UBX domain-containing protein 4-like has protein sequence MEGGEALVDNFRAITSCTEEEALFFLKSHNWQLDSAISSYYEDQQHHSPPLSPSPSQQPTSAAAAAAPSYSSASSPPRLRATHMASRDSQKKNTAKGKSSTSSSGRIRTLSDLGRASGSASSDENDGDAPQEYYAGGEKSGMLVQGPTKGNSDVDAIFDQARQLGALEGPVDQLQTSSSSKSFTGTARILSGETVQAPQTSQEPESVVHNIVFWSNGFTVNDGPLRRLDDPENAPFLESIRKSECPKELEPANRRTAVHVNLIRKDEDCPVQEKPHVPFQGVGRTLGSASGSSGAPEPRVPSSAQCSISGISSPGLSVDPSLPSTAIQLRLSDGTRMVARFNYHHTVGDVRAFLDAARPGSARSYQLQVMGFPPKLLTDSAQTIEQAGLANSVLVQKP, from the exons ATGGAGGGCGGAGAGGCGCTGGTCGATAACTTCCGTGCGATCACATCTTGCACGGAGGAGGAGGCCCTCTTCTTCCTGAAGAGCCACAACTGGCAGCTCGACTCCGCCATCTCCTCCTACTACGAAGACCAACAACACcactctcctcctctctctccttccccttcacAGCAACCGACatcggcagcagcagcagcagcacctTCTTATTCTTCTGCGTCGTCTCCTCCTCGCCTTCGTGCGACCCACATGGCTTCCAGggactcccagaagaagaacaCCGCCAAGGGCAAGTCCTCCACCTCCTCTTCTGGAAGGATCCGTACCCTTTCTGATCTGGGTCGCGCATCTGGCTCCGCATCCTCGGATGAGAACGACGGGGACGCGCCGCAGGAGTATTATGCTGGTGGAGAGAAGAG TGGAATGCTTGTCCAGGGTCCAACAAAAGGAAATAGTGACGTGGATGCAATATTTGATCAAGCTAGACAATTGGGTGCACTAGAAGGACCAGTTGATCAGCTTCAGACATCTTCTAGCTCAAAAAGTTTTACTGGTACTGCAAGGATTTTATCAGGAGAGACAGTGCAAGCTCCTCAGACTTCTCAGGAGCCTGAATCCGTTGTCCACAATATTGTATTTTGGAGTAATGGATTCACTGTAAATGATGGTCCTTTAAGAAGGTTGGATGATCCAGAGAATGCACCCTTTTTGGAG AGTATACGCAAGTCGGAGTGTCCTAAAGAGTTGGAACCTGCTAACAGGAGAACTGCTGTCCATGTTAATCTCATTAGAAAGGATGAAGATTGCCCT GTCCAAGAGAAGCCTCATGTACCTTTCCAGGGTGTGGGGAGAACACTTGGTAGTGCTTCTGGCTCCTCTGGAGCTCCTGAGCCTAGGGTGCCATCAAGTGCCCAATGTTCCATAAGTGGCATCTCATCTCCAGGTCTGTCTGTTGATCCGTCACTGCCATCAACTGCAATTCAGCTGAGACTTTCTGATGGAACACGCATGGTTGCACGATTCAATTATCACCACACTGTTGGGGATGTTCGCGCCTTCCTTGATGCTGCAAGGCCAGGCAGTGCACGTTCATATCAGCTGCAGGTCATGGGCTTCCCACCTAAGCTTTTAACTGATTCTGCACAAACAATAGAGCAGGCTGGCCTTGCCAATTCTGTACTTGTTCAGAAGCCTTAG